The DNA segment ACAAGGGGAAACACTTTAAATGTCGAATTCTTTTTTAAGACAATTTTAACTTAATCTTTCAGAATCTGTTCAGTGAACTAAgaaataatttcacataatcaggtttgttttaaacaaaaagctttttttaatgattcaaacTTCTGAAGAAAAAGTTTAATATCCTGACAGATAATAtcagtacttgtgtttttattcactataatagTACAACATTTAGTCCACGTATTACTTTGGCTTAACagcaatataattgtatgtttctaatgttaataaatgacttttattggaaacaactgtacatttttaaacacgtcataATATAAACgtgctgtattgtttattttgacatgaaatactatgatccttcttaaacatgctgtactatttacatattatttatatgtatttacttgttttgtcactagcagagaaaacatctgtgttaCAGCTGGTTGACAAAggaagtgaaaagtttgtaataaacaaacaaataagtaataaataacttGGTTTATTAACCGTATGAACGTTAACGCAGAGTCGtctccaaacaacacaaactactgagctcggtgcttcaggtgcaacttgaaggttTCATCCTGCAGTAAATATCCTACTGAAGTCGCCTTGTGGTGTTTTGGGCcgcgtcaccgtggcaacaacaacacacaaacaacaagcacGTATTTTATAACAGGCTGGAGTTTATTACTAAGAAActtgagtattgaaagtgttaaatgtgatGGAGTCTCTCAATgcaccgccaaaataaaacacagacagcagcaacggTCCCAAAAAATCAgatcaaacagaaagaggaacgattttaactttaaatctcTTAATAACGTCGTTATTGtacctgaaagaaatgatcCCAATAAAGTACGTCCTCATTCTGCTGTAAACGGTCAGAtattaacaaacatttctctccatcagcagtcgggattatctttttattattatattatatacattcagtctcctgaaaccaaatgaactcattgcaacaaagaaaggaaaagggtaataaaataaaatccactcTATACTCCAGGACGAGTCTCTGGGGGACAAAGAGCGTAACCATGACGACGGCGCTGAAGctcattttaaaacttgtcCTGCTGCGctgaaagaaacagaatacAGAGTACATCTggtgtacaagtacaagtactgcaCTCCAGTGGAAAGTCAAGGTACTTCACTGCAGcactttatattttatatttgacgttaatttacaaatgaacctctcagaggtaaatatttgacttttattataTTCGTGTGACGCTTTAGTTTCTTCTCAGATTAGTTTTTCATCTTCCTGCCCAGAAAAAAcatcacttcatccttcagttcatcacaaatagaatgatgaagatgaagctaaataaaaggACATGAAGGAGTTAACGTGCAACATGAATGcaggatgaatatgaatgaaacacgtcactgatgtattaatacttttaaataCTAGCAGTACGGTTTAGTGAGACGTCATTtgacttttactgaagtaaacgATTTGACGGTTATCGGCAAATTAAAACGACTGGTTgcttcttctttcagcctcCTTTAAACTTTAGAGTTGATCTTATTTTACCGTGTTgttgcagtaaaataataaattatacattgttaataaatgttCAAACTCTCcaaactatctctgtctctaaactcttaactataTAAACTATATGTAACAGGTTGGTCatctgggggggtcttggattgacgggcacgaggcagtcgtggtccattgtaaatggtttttatttatattttcacacacacacacaacaacaccggctccagcctcctcgcctcgctcccTCGCTGTCGCCGGctctctcctacttaacagcAGAATACTGATtaacatcagctgaggccaattgcctcccccggcaccgttccctgaaccactcccttctcagtccccccctgcagccgagccaaaccacgccccccaccacatacccccaccgcccgacttaggccggggagccatcgccctcaagagggcgggagaggaagtccgccacgaccatctgcgcccccggcctatggaccaccttgaaatgaaaaggctgtagagccagataccaccgagtgatccgggcacACCTTCTCtactgtgctgtacctggcctccctctctgaCAGCTTCCTACTgatgtacaccacggggcggtccacccccccacctcctgggacaaagcGGCCCCCTGTTTGACGCGtcggtctgcagaataaaggggagagagaagttaggagtatgaaggagtggttccccacagagagcctgttttaccttctcaaacacctgctggcactgctccgaccactggaccggatctgacgcacctttccgggtcaggtcggtcaaggggctggtgaggtccgcgaagccggggatgaaccgcctgtaataccccgccagccccaagaaccgcctcaccttCTTTTtggtcttgggccgcgggcagcCCGCGATAGCTgccgtcttgtccacctgagggcgcacctgcccgccccccaagtggtaccccaaataccgtacctccacccgtccaaccgcacacttccccgggttggcggtgagccccgtccgtcccagcgcctccagcaccgcgcccacctgccgcacatgctccgcccaggtggtgctgtggataatcaCGTCGTCCAGGTAAGCGGCAGCATATgccgcgtgcggacgcagcacccgatccatgagacgctgaaacgtggccggggccccgaacagcccgaagggaagtgtggtaaattggtacaaaccgtacggggtggagaatgccgtttcctccttggactctggcgacagaggaatctgctagtagcccttggttaaatccagtgtcgtgaagaaacgtgcagtgccttgccggtccaggagttcgtcgacccggggcattgggcaggcatcgaaccgtgacacgtcattcaccctgcgatagtccacgcagaaccgtacagatccatccttcttagccacaaggacgatggggctgcaccaggcactgttggactcttctattacccccctggattcttaccaGAACGCGGTATTCTGAACCGCTTCCTGAAGCAGTCACGTGGTACAGCCGGGCGGCTTCGGACGTCATCATTTCTGGCTCCTCCCCTAAAGGAAgcgaggcagaagaagaagaagaagacggagagagagagagagagagagagagagagagagagagagagagagagagagagagagcgtaaAGTCACCAGAGTTCAACTTTAACATGTTAAAGTGTTCAGATCCGGTGAGTATgatacacagtgtgtgtttagtgtgtttttagtgtgtgtgtgtgtttagtgtgttaACGGGCCGTGAACGTTTTACCGTTTATAGACGGTAAATGCGGAAATACCACCGTTTTATTGTCTTTTCGTTTTAAACCAACAAAGGAAATGTTCTTTTCTGTCCAAATCCGGAAGCTTTAAAACGGAAGTGAAACTGCGCACATTTTGAGGCCTAGTttgtgcttctgcgtttgcagagagacacaagagACTGCGAGCAAAACAAGGACGAGACTGGAGACTTAAATCACAGCAATATGACAACGGTTATTTGTAACGACAGTATTCTGTCCTGCAGTGTAACTACAACACGAAGAAAGGCGCTTAATACAAAGTGCGCTCGTATCGTTTAGTCTCGCggagcattttgattggttatcAAGAAGGAGGCGGTTCCTGCTTAGAACCCTCGGAGagccccattggagcacagggacgtCCATCCCTCTGGGCTCTCGGATCATCTCccgttgttcatgagttcttcTTATCAGGATGTTTGCCAGGTATTAATAATATGAGCGGGAGGCGTAGTTCTATGTGTGGACACGTTGCTCTTAGAAAGGGGAACAGGTGCTTCCTGTCGGACTGCATGTGACCCGATAGTGCTGCACCTCTTTGCAGCATCTTCGTGTGCTGGTGTTGGGACTTGAATACACGTTGTTGGTGCATTCCGGCCTTTAAGCAgcttcacccattattactgtgcatttatagttcaagtgtaatttcatttgGTCCACCTTGGTTGTTCTCCTTGTTCTCATGCAGGCCTCTATGATGCCTCAGCATAGATGAGCTGTGACTGTATCCAATACAATATCCGATACAAGACTGTATCCGAGCGcgagatcagccatcagcgccATCACGCATTGTGACGTCATCACGCATTGTGACGTCATCACGCATTGTGACGTCATCACGCATTGTGACGTCATCACGCATTGTGACGTCATCacggcgttttattaccgtctgattgcatctgacgagcaacagctgtgttcagaggatgaatttaacaacatgccgatattattgcagaacatatttcacttttctttttgaaaatgtgttaattagtattagtttgttttacgctgcagatcagacgggtgttcgtgttctttatgaggcagtattggcatttcttttaccacagtctagttttacacactttcacacacgtttgcgtgtttcttgcgttTGGCGACGgttcatttcacccgtttttgtgggTCCGAGCCTGCGTGAAGCAGCGCACATTTCTCCtccagtttgctttttataaacaCCAATTATTGCgcagagagcggcgtacgccttcttttgtgcgtacgcagcgtttataaatgaggccctgATCCTTTATTGTTCCCGGGCAACAATATAAGAAGcatgagttaaaaatgtaatgtaagtcgctttagaaACGTCTAAATGagctgtgatgtgatgtaatacaTTTACATCCACAGATACTCATTCATACTGTATTCCGTTTGATGGAATatagtaacaacacatttaataCTATAGGTAGTACTAGTTAATACTACgggttgtggttgttgttgtgttgcttcagtgatcagagacactttaaggagagtaaacgtgttcacatgtccaccaccagggggcagaaGACGACTATTGAACGCTTGTGTCTCTGTCCTTTGATATTCATCATATTTAGTTGTATACCAGTTTAATTTTTGCAGCTATTtctgatttagtcttagtctttaggcgaaaatgcatattagtttttgtcacatttagtcattttaatcctcctcagttttagtcgacgaaaactagactaaataTTTTCGTTAACTTTTTTACACGAGTAAGACgagacgaaaacgatcttaaagaataaaaactatgactaaatctattctaactttcgttaacgagacgaacatgttggtggttgacgaagtcacgatacttttccccctaaattctcacgcagctgacagacgaCAGACAGACGAAGTACGcagatattaacgcgtcatgatgacgtcatcacgAACCCTCATCACAGCGGTGGTTCTATTTTACGCTGCGGCGggtttgaacgtggcttcgttagtttagctcggcTGTCTctggttagctgcctgttagctgcctgttagctgcctgttagctgcctgttagcgggctgctagctgcctgttagcaggctgaagccgcgctgcttcacagaaacatgaagacgcgtttaaagaccgtcggacctttcagctctgttctctggcgacggcaggcagcgtttcctcgctggatgagacgctccgtcacaaacgcgtctGACGtaataaagtcattgcaggttctgaagcctcacgcatttctactgtagttcacgcgccacatcgtgagaagactgttaaaccgtctcggccaccgtacgctcgttactaagcaacgtagaggcgccacacacgtgacaggtggatccttttgatagaagtgcgcagtgcaggtggaggaaaacccgcaggacacaagagacaagaactggtcatgaaaccaacaaagagacaaagagacaaagagaaagaaaagacttgaacgaaaagtgggggtccagtttagaacGGCTGCTTTATggtgcagccaagaaaataatgtcttgcaccgattgtaggacgttaaggtctcttttgttgggacagtggaaacaataaaggagcatgaagtgtcaaaagcactgcaagtaaacagacaaagacaacaaagtgttgcgtttaggtccctggtcctcattaACTTGtcacacctttgccaatttgtgaaattgccttgcaaataaatgctttgctatttgttaaaatacaacgctttcatgtaatgattttttacatgtcatttatatcagctcacacaaacacttccaccatttgttcttcctccgtcacattttacaacccattgtggccgcgagtcaaaacgtttgccgacctgctatagacctgtcctatgagggacatctatagacctgtcctaggagggacatctatagacctgtcctatgagggacgtctatagacctgtcctatgagggacatctataggcctgtcctaggagggacatctataggcctgtcctatgagggacatctatagacctgtcctataggagggacgtctatagacctgtcctataggagggacatctatagacctgtcttattagggacatctatagacctgtcctaggagggacatctataggcctgtcctatgagggacatctatagacctgtcctataggagggacatctataggcctgtcctataggagggacgtctatagacctgtcctatatgagggacatctatagacctgtcctaggagggacatccaatggacaaccaagtactgcaagctagactattatgcagctgtagacgcAACAcagggtccctgggcctgagaagggaagaaaaggagtttaatatggacATTAAATGTggctaaaactaattacattttagtctagttttcgtcgactaaaactaaggaggattaaaatgactaaatgtgactaaaactaatatgcattttcgcctaaagactaagactaaatcaaaactggctgccaaaattaacactggtgcCTACGCTTCCTGAAGGCAACACGGTTGAGGAAagttttcagccttctttgttaagctgtcactcatgatgacacgcccctctCGGTTGATGCCACGCCCCCGGTTGAACAGTTGAATCGGGAAATATGAAATTTACAACTGACTAATATAAAGaacctaaatatatatatatatatatatatatatatatatatatacatatagaaaataatgaaaataaatattttataagaactaaatcatcttaattttattttgaaaacagtttttttcaattctctTTTTCGAAAGATCAAAAGCTTtgtcctggatttggctccatatacttcctgcttcatgattagtttgattatgaattgagtttgtttgatgaatacaaataacacggcatttctgttgttgcaggtgaagctgtgaaccaccttcacacttccccaatattcacagattcatccaacttgtgtccacaaagaggacgctgacttcatcagaggtgcttagaaagagggagaagaattcTATTTTATTGTGTATCAAAACCAATGAACCAATAAAactccatctttaaaacacgctgctgtttgttgtttaaatgcAGAGCAGTAATTGTTCTGTGTGAATGATGTTTATTTGGGTGTCTTTATAAaggacagatggagaaagtcaaGAAGGACATCCTCATCATTTTAAAGGAGCTCAAGGAGGAGGACTTCAAAGAGTTCAAGTGGCACCTGGAGAACCATCGAAGCCCAGAAGACCACCGATCAATCCCACGCAGTGACCTGGAGAACAAAGACAGGATGGACACGGTGGACCTGATGGAGCAGTGCTACAGCAAAGACTCTGTTCAGGTGGCCGTGGAGGTTTTGAAAGAGATTCAAATGAACGATCTGGCCGAAAAATTATGCAAAATGAACTTTAACCCTACGGGTAAGTTGTTAAAAAGAGGATCAAAGACATCAGATGTGCACAATAAAGATACAACAGATTGTTAATGTTAATACCATCCTTAACAAATGTTAATAATAGCGGGGCACCACCCTTGGATTAGGGATTAAAAACCAAAATATAAATTTAGTCTCATAATTGGTGTTCACTCATTAAGCGAAACTATTCCACTATTAAGTGTAGATTTTAATTTCAGCACAGGCTAAATATACCAGCTGTTATCACTctacaaatgcacaaagtaaacacagaaaacatcttgtttcaggCGAACCGATTCctgtgggaggagatggaggtcaaGGTGAAGAGACTTTTTGTACCACCATCTAATTATTGCACAGTTCTATTATTTCCATTGGTCATAGTTCTCGATTGTCAAGTTCTCATAGTCAATATTCGTGTAGCTTCAGATAGgaatgcagaaaaatacaacCAATAACTTAATCAAAGGGAAATATTACACCATTAATGTAAAGCACtatctggtttgtgtctttttctgttcattcagtGATTATCACCAACTGTcaacgtgaactcaaatccaacctgaagaaaaaGTTCCAGCGTATGtctgaggggatcgctaaagcaggaaagacaacccttctgaatgagatctacacagagctctacatcacagagggagggactgccgaggtcaatcaagaacatgaggtcagacagattgaaacagcatcctggaaaccagcaggaccagaaacaaccatcagacaagaagacctcttcaaagcctcagctggaggagaggaaccaatcagaacagtgatgactaagggagtggctggcattgggaaaacagtcttaacacagaagttcactctggactgggctgaagacaaagaccaccaggacatacagttcacatttccattcaccttcagagagctgaatgtgctgagagagaagaagttcagcttggtggaacttgttcaatacttcttcagtgaaaccagagcagcaggaatctgcaggtttgaagagttccaggttgtgttcatctttgacggtctggatgagtgtcgacttactctggacttccacaacaatgagatcctgactgatgtcacagagtcggcctcagtggatgtgctcctcacaaacctcatcaagGGGaatctgcttccctctgctcgcctctggataaccacacgacctgcagcagccaatcagatccctcctgggtgtgttggcatggtgacagaggtcagagggttcaccaacccccagaaggaggagtacttcaggaagaggttcacagatgaggagcaggccagcaggatcatctttcacatcaagacctcacgaagcctccacatcatgtgccacatcccagtcttctgctggatcactgctggagttctggtgaaggtgttgaagaccagagagggaggagagctgcccaagaccctgactgagatgtacatccacttcctggtggttcagtccaaagtgaagaaggtcaagtacgatggaggagctgagacggatccacactggagtccagagagcaggaagatgatcgagtctctgggaaaactggcctttgatcagctgcagaaaggcaacctgatcttccatgaatccgacctgacagagtgtgacatcgatatcagagcagcctcagtgtactcaggagtgttcactcagatcttcagagaggagagcggactgtaccaggacacgGTCTTCTGCtttgtccatctgagtgttcaagagtttctggctgctcttcatgtccatctgaccttctacaGCTCTGGTGTCCATCTGCTGTCaggagaacaaacaacctcccggCGGTCTAAACGCTTTAAAGTCAAtcctgaaccaaagcgtctctaccagagtgctgtggacgaggccttaaaGAGttctaatggacacctggacttgttcctccgcttcctcctgggtctttccctggagaccaatcagactcttctaagaggtctgctgacacagacaggaagtagctcACAGActaatcaggagacagtccagtacatcaaggagaagatcagtgaggatgtgtctccagagaaaaggatcaatctgttccactgtctgaatgaactgaatgatgtttctctagtggaggagatccaacagttcCTTAGgtcaggacgtctctcctcaGGTAAActttctcctgctcagtggtcagctctggtcttcatcttactgtcatcacagggagatctggaggtgtttgacctgaagaaatactctgcttcagaggaggctcttctgaggctgctgccagtggtcaaagcctccaacaaagctctgtaagtacagagagttagattcatacatcatgaCCTAAACATGCTGGCATCTTTTCtacttattgtttatattttcttcattgttgtttcttcagactgagtgactgtaacctctcagagagaagctgtgaagctctgtcctcagttctcagctcacagtcctctagtctgagagagctggacctgagtaacaacaacctgcatgattcaggactgaagctgctgtgtgttggactggagaatccacactgtgacctggagaccctcaggtcaggattcaacacggtgtcttttatttagttaaattccTGACTTTCGTAAGATTCTTTCCGCTTGCATTATttacatcaaacatttattttatgtatctatttatgttctcagtattattgtcagattgttgatgaacattagtgggtgtttagttgtgactggaaaccagtcagtaaccatgttaatgtgacccctctgtacctgatagtatctcagtcctgcagtgaccttctagtcctcacggctccctcagatcatgtgacatgtgtgttgtgttgtgtgtctgcaggctgtcaggctgtctgatcacagaggaaggctgtgcttctctggcttcagctctgagctccaacccctcccatctgagagagctggacctgagctacaatcatccaggagactcaggagtgaagctgctgtctgctggactggaggatcctcagtggagactggagactctcaggtatgtagaggctgcagccacagaccatcagtctgtagaggagctggaaaccttttctctgtcccactgtcagcctggttaataagaccctgacacaccaagctgacctcaaactaccagagactcatctaactgtttgtgtcccacatgagaccatcaacacagacagaagtagtgaggaacagtagccaggatgagcctgaacagggaggaaggtgatgaaaggcttgtttctcttGAGCCTTGTTGttgtaagagaggacagtgtctcctgacacgttgacggcatcatggtgggttgatatgagtcaacgtggtcacgctgcaggtttgtgggctcttaacaaacaacacttggatgtttagatgctggtcatctgcctccagtgtgtgtttgtcctttagtccagacattatcattaagagacaaacagccagaaacaatctgttcaaagcgtcttgatggatcatcacaggaggaacgtttggtgttttaaaggagttcagcttcacctgcttttggtgctttgcactgagagcctgttccctggatgatgagagtggacttgttgaagctacaggtgacagtcggccacagacgctcagtgaagaaccaaccgctgatggtggacctggtgtgtcagagcccaaagaggtttgtttaggactggaccacagtgctctgtggctgcagacccacctgagctgtaacaccttcacctccagactacaggtgatggaaaccagtgttgactgttgctaggagacgggatgtgaacagcagtgtCACAGTCAGACCCTTTGGACCTCCAACCAGATTTGCCttcaaaaatgtcataaacaacCTCATAAATGccttaaaacattgaaatacgaGGCTAGAACCATATCTACGTGATAACCCAGAGCAGGGACAGTACACGTGTAAAGTTTCTACCTCTTTTATTCATAAGTCGAGTTCAGATTGGCTGATCCGCGTCATTCCACCACTCTATCGGTGTAATAAGCCTgaataaaggccggcgcatgtttctgcttctgcgtcgtcgtgccgacgcactggtttcacttcctggttgtaaagtcttgcgtgtgttgaagagcaattcacctccagaacaacaggtggagtaacgtgttttgttgaagacgacctggagagtcacgtctttgtgtgtggaagtcgctggtgggtttatttatttatcatagactttattgccccgtgcatccacactgctgcttttcatcacggacacatttgtcccgtattttcctccacgactttgttcccgtcgtttgtggagatctccctccatgaatcacaTGAATCACTGAGTCACATAACAACTACAACACGGATCAGAACGCCGTCAGTACAAATCAAACTAAACCGCAGATCATCTCAAACTAGTTACGGCTTTcagcaaattaaaaatcaatccaACTCAATGTTAGAATCAcaaagctgagatgaaactTTTAGGGTGTAAACGCTgccgcaggagagagaagaggaaactaaaataaacgtctaatgaaaatccataaaagcaaaatgaagttcaagttaagaaagtaaaagtctaaagTCACAatgataatcaataatcaatcttatgtttaaacgttgaataccattcaaactTTAACTAGTAGTGACGATGGACCTTAACTCAAAGCCTAAAGCAATAATAACCCACttatctgacatttaaatacaatctaGTTCCACCACTGGAGATCAAATCTATTCAACCTTTTCAGAAGGTCACATTAAAATCAGAGCGGCTCTTTAAATTGGAATCGAGATCAAAtccaaatgaagacaaagctgATATCAAACTGTATCAATGCTGAAATGATCACAAGTGATATTAAGGTTGTATTTCTTACCTTTACTTGAATGTCCATCAGTGTTGGAGGGTGAACATCAATGAACAGTCCTTGTGTCCCTTTGACTCTAATGAAGACATTGTCTCTACATCATGTGATTACTCCTGTAAACCATATGAGGCGTGTTGACACAACAGCTGATGACGTGACAATCGTTAGTAACTCTGCACCTCGACACGCTGAGAACACAAAGTACTATATTATAATAGTACTATTATGATCAGCAGCCTGTGACCTGACTGAatactacagtacattcaatgatcacacctttggctTGAATCCACACGCCGACCCGTTTGCAGATGCTTGAGTGTATTTACATGGGGACGTTCTGTAATATCACAGTAAAAGTGAAGAACGGGACGGaagtgaatgagtgaaaaaccaaacagtgaATCCAATAAACTAACGAGtgcgtttcttctctttgtttgtgttgtttgttcattgtgaaacattgtaaatactgaatggtctttatttctatatttagtgaatatttgcttattaaacggtttaatgttaatgttcctttgcacacgtcccatgaagcttcatctgcagcacgacgtcatttctcacattttaattcccatctggtgaaagtacagcgACAGGtccgtttattatttattccacatttatctactttattccatgaatatattccagcacctcgtcgctgtgtgacgcctgactgacagtctgtggtcgtctgtaagtagtggtagaagaagaagaggtgctccatgtggacatgaaggacaaagctgtgtgtgagagtgatgtaatgtccatgtctccgtGCTGCTCTGAcgcccctcctcctttcagggtggagcctgatggagtccgatggttgagaccaggtctgaggaagtgtaagtgtgctttgattcatgaagatccaaccatcttcacactgtgacatcactcattcacct comes from the Gasterosteus aculeatus chromosome 14, fGasAcu3.hap1.1, whole genome shotgun sequence genome and includes:
- the LOC120812995 gene encoding protein NLRC3-like isoform X1, with amino-acid sequence MLKCSDPMEKVKKDILIILKELKEEDFKEFKWHLENHRSPEDHRSIPRSDLENKDRMDTVDLMEQCYSKDSVQVAVEVLKEIQMNDLAEKLCKMNFNPTGEPIPVGGDGGQVIITNCQRELKSNLKKKFQRMSEGIAKAGKTTLLNEIYTELYITEGGTAEVNQEHEVRQIETASWKPAGPETTIRQEDLFKASAGGEEPIRTVMTKGVAGIGKTVLTQKFTLDWAEDKDHQDIQFTFPFTFRELNVLREKKFSLVELVQYFFSETRAAGICRFEEFQVVFIFDGLDECRLTLDFHNNEILTDVTESASVDVLLTNLIKGNLLPSARLWITTRPAAANQIPPGCVGMVTEVRGFTNPQKEEYFRKRFTDEEQASRIIFHIKTSRSLHIMCHIPVFCWITAGVLVKVLKTREGGELPKTLTEMYIHFLVVQSKVKKVKYDGGAETDPHWSPESRKMIESLGKLAFDQLQKGNLIFHESDLTECDIDIRAASVYSGVFTQIFREESGLYQDTVFCFVHLSVQEFLAALHVHLTFYSSGVHLLSGEQTTSRRSKRFKVNPEPKRLYQSAVDEALKSSNGHLDLFLRFLLGLSLETNQTLLRGLLTQTGSSSQTNQETVQYIKEKISEDVSPEKRINLFHCLNELNDVSLVEEIQQFLRSGRLSSGKLSPAQWSALVFILLSSQGDLEVFDLKKYSASEEALLRLLPVVKASNKALLSDCNLSERSCEALSSVLSSQSSSLRELDLSNNNLHDSGLKLLCVGLENPHCDLETLRLSGCLITEEGCASLASALSSNPSHLRELDLSYNHPGDSGVKLLSAGLEDPQWRLETLRVEPDGVRWLRPGLRKYSCELTIDTNTVNKHLKLSDNNRKVTCVIEGQSHPDHPDRFDSWHQLLCRTGLTGRCYWEVEWRGDVDVSVSYRGIKRKGNSLDCVFGYNDQSWSLSCSDKGYSVCHNKTETHITSSSSSSSSSSSTSGRVAVYVDCPAGSLSFYRVSSDTLIHLHTFSTTFTEPLYPGFGFLFWSSGSSVSLCSL
- the LOC120812995 gene encoding protein NLRC3-like isoform X2, encoding MEKVKKDILIILKELKEEDFKEFKWHLENHRSPEDHRSIPRSDLENKDRMDTVDLMEQCYSKDSVQVAVEVLKEIQMNDLAEKLCKMNFNPTGEPIPVGGDGGQVIITNCQRELKSNLKKKFQRMSEGIAKAGKTTLLNEIYTELYITEGGTAEVNQEHEVRQIETASWKPAGPETTIRQEDLFKASAGGEEPIRTVMTKGVAGIGKTVLTQKFTLDWAEDKDHQDIQFTFPFTFRELNVLREKKFSLVELVQYFFSETRAAGICRFEEFQVVFIFDGLDECRLTLDFHNNEILTDVTESASVDVLLTNLIKGNLLPSARLWITTRPAAANQIPPGCVGMVTEVRGFTNPQKEEYFRKRFTDEEQASRIIFHIKTSRSLHIMCHIPVFCWITAGVLVKVLKTREGGELPKTLTEMYIHFLVVQSKVKKVKYDGGAETDPHWSPESRKMIESLGKLAFDQLQKGNLIFHESDLTECDIDIRAASVYSGVFTQIFREESGLYQDTVFCFVHLSVQEFLAALHVHLTFYSSGVHLLSGEQTTSRRSKRFKVNPEPKRLYQSAVDEALKSSNGHLDLFLRFLLGLSLETNQTLLRGLLTQTGSSSQTNQETVQYIKEKISEDVSPEKRINLFHCLNELNDVSLVEEIQQFLRSGRLSSGKLSPAQWSALVFILLSSQGDLEVFDLKKYSASEEALLRLLPVVKASNKALLSDCNLSERSCEALSSVLSSQSSSLRELDLSNNNLHDSGLKLLCVGLENPHCDLETLRLSGCLITEEGCASLASALSSNPSHLRELDLSYNHPGDSGVKLLSAGLEDPQWRLETLRVEPDGVRWLRPGLRKYSCELTIDTNTVNKHLKLSDNNRKVTCVIEGQSHPDHPDRFDSWHQLLCRTGLTGRCYWEVEWRGDVDVSVSYRGIKRKGNSLDCVFGYNDQSWSLSCSDKGYSVCHNKTETHITSSSSSSSSSSSTSGRVAVYVDCPAGSLSFYRVSSDTLIHLHTFSTTFTEPLYPGFGFLFWSSGSSVSLCSL